In a genomic window of Saccharothrix sp. HUAS TT1:
- a CDS encoding DoxX family protein: protein MNIFDRGRDHAIAVFRIVVGVFFMCHGAQKLFGVLGSKGAVSITDWPSGPAGLIEFVGGALIAIGLGTRTAALISSGAMAYAYFVVHQPAGLLPIQNKGELAAVYAWVFLLLAFTGPGAWAVDKVIASRKREPVLVNA from the coding sequence ATGAACATCTTTGACCGCGGTCGAGACCATGCCATCGCTGTGTTCCGGATCGTCGTGGGCGTGTTCTTCATGTGCCACGGCGCGCAGAAGCTCTTCGGCGTGCTGGGGTCCAAGGGTGCCGTGTCGATCACCGACTGGCCGTCCGGCCCGGCCGGTCTGATCGAGTTCGTCGGTGGCGCGCTGATCGCCATCGGTCTCGGCACCCGGACCGCCGCGCTGATCTCATCCGGTGCGATGGCCTACGCGTACTTCGTCGTCCACCAGCCCGCCGGGCTCCTGCCCATCCAGAACAAGGGCGAACTGGCCGCGGTGTACGCGTGGGTGTTCCTGCTGCTGGCGTTCACCGGTCCCGGCGCTTGGGCCGTCGACAAGGTGATCGCCTCCCGCAAGCGGGAACCCGTGCTGGTCAACGCATAG
- the gyrA gene encoding DNA gyrase subunit A, whose protein sequence is MSETTLPPAGGDRTEPRDIQQEMQNSYIDYAMSVIVGRALPDVRDGLKPVHVRVLYSMFDSGFRPDRSYNKCARVVGDVMGNYHPHGDSAIYDALVRLAQPWSMRYPMIDGQGNFGSQGNDPAAAMRYTECRLTPLAMQMLADIEEDTVDFRDNYDGRIQEPTVLPSRVPNLLINGSSGIAVGMATNIPPHNLREVADGVFWALDNPDAPDEETLEAVIQRVKGPDFPTYGQILGTAGIEDAYRTGRGSVKMRAVVEIDEDAKGRTILVVTELPYQVNPDNLVENIATLVRDQKLVGIANIADESNRRSGMRIVVTLKRDAVAKVVLNNLYKHTQLQYSFGVNMLSLVDGVPRTLRLDQMIRHYVKHQIEVIVRRTRFRLRKAEERAHVLRGLVKALDHLDEVIALIRRSQTPEVARTGLMELLDVDDVQANAVLEMQLRRLAALERQKIVDQLAEIELEIADYQDILAKPERQRAIVREELAAIVDKHGDDRRTKIVPFDGDVSMEDLIAVEDVVVTITRTGYAKRTKTDLYRSQKRGGKGVQGAQLKQDDIVQHFFVCSTHDWILFFTNKGRVYRAKAYELPEANRNARGQHVANLLAFQPEEEIAQVIQIKNYDVAPYLVLATKKGLVKKSKLSDFDSNRSGGLIGINLRDDDELVGAVLCSAQDDLQLISADGQSIRFHASDEALRPMGRATSGVLGMRFNTGDELLSMGVVQEGLFVLVATDGGYAKRTPIEDYPVQGRGGKGVLTIQHDRRRGRLVGALIVDVDDELYAITSSGGVIRTSAKEVRKAGRQTKGVRLMNLGEGTTLIAVARNADEPADVTSGDGDRLVDSADGDQAEPAN, encoded by the coding sequence GTGAGCGAGACGACGCTGCCCCCGGCCGGTGGAGACCGCACCGAGCCGCGCGACATCCAGCAGGAGATGCAGAACTCGTACATCGACTACGCGATGAGCGTGATCGTCGGACGAGCCCTGCCCGACGTGCGCGACGGCCTGAAGCCCGTGCACGTGCGCGTGCTGTACTCGATGTTCGACTCGGGCTTCCGCCCGGACCGCAGCTACAACAAGTGCGCCCGCGTGGTCGGCGACGTGATGGGCAACTACCACCCCCACGGCGACTCCGCGATCTACGACGCCCTGGTCCGCCTCGCCCAGCCGTGGTCGATGCGCTACCCGATGATCGACGGCCAGGGCAACTTCGGCTCCCAGGGCAACGACCCGGCAGCCGCGATGCGCTACACCGAGTGCCGGCTCACGCCGCTGGCCATGCAGATGCTGGCCGACATCGAGGAAGACACGGTCGACTTCCGCGACAACTACGACGGCCGCATCCAGGAGCCGACGGTCCTGCCGTCGCGCGTGCCCAACCTGCTCATCAACGGCAGCTCGGGCATCGCGGTCGGGATGGCGACGAACATCCCGCCGCACAACCTGCGCGAGGTCGCGGACGGGGTGTTCTGGGCGCTGGACAACCCCGACGCCCCCGACGAGGAGACGCTGGAAGCGGTCATCCAGCGGGTCAAGGGGCCCGACTTCCCGACCTACGGGCAGATCCTGGGCACCGCCGGCATCGAGGACGCCTACCGCACCGGTCGCGGCTCGGTGAAGATGCGCGCGGTCGTGGAGATCGACGAGGACGCCAAGGGCCGCACGATCCTGGTCGTCACCGAGCTGCCCTACCAGGTGAACCCGGACAACCTGGTGGAGAACATCGCCACCCTGGTCCGGGACCAGAAGCTGGTCGGCATCGCGAACATCGCCGACGAGTCCAACCGCCGCTCGGGCATGCGCATCGTGGTCACGCTCAAGCGCGACGCGGTGGCCAAGGTGGTGCTGAACAACCTCTACAAGCACACCCAGCTGCAGTACTCGTTCGGCGTGAACATGCTGTCGCTGGTCGACGGCGTGCCGCGCACGTTGCGCCTGGACCAGATGATCCGGCACTACGTGAAGCACCAGATCGAGGTCATCGTCCGGCGCACCCGCTTCCGGCTGCGCAAGGCCGAGGAGCGAGCGCACGTCCTGCGCGGCCTGGTCAAGGCGCTCGACCACCTGGACGAGGTGATCGCGCTGATCCGCCGGTCGCAGACGCCGGAGGTGGCGCGCACCGGCCTGATGGAGCTGCTGGACGTCGACGACGTCCAGGCCAACGCGGTCCTGGAGATGCAGCTGCGCCGGCTGGCCGCCCTGGAGCGGCAGAAGATCGTCGACCAGCTGGCCGAGATCGAGCTGGAGATCGCCGACTACCAGGACATCCTGGCCAAGCCGGAGCGGCAGCGCGCGATCGTGCGCGAGGAGCTGGCGGCGATCGTGGACAAGCACGGCGACGACCGGCGGACGAAGATCGTGCCGTTCGACGGCGACGTGTCGATGGAAGACCTGATCGCGGTCGAGGACGTCGTCGTCACGATCACGCGGACGGGTTACGCGAAGCGCACGAAGACCGACCTGTACCGGTCGCAGAAGCGCGGCGGCAAGGGCGTCCAGGGCGCCCAGCTCAAGCAGGACGACATCGTGCAGCACTTCTTCGTGTGCTCCACGCACGACTGGATCCTGTTCTTCACCAACAAGGGCCGGGTGTACCGGGCGAAGGCGTACGAGCTGCCCGAGGCCAACCGCAACGCGCGCGGCCAGCACGTGGCGAACCTCCTGGCGTTCCAGCCGGAGGAGGAGATCGCCCAGGTCATCCAGATCAAGAACTACGACGTGGCGCCGTACCTGGTGCTGGCCACCAAGAAGGGCCTGGTCAAGAAGTCGAAGCTGTCCGACTTCGACTCGAACCGGTCCGGCGGCCTGATCGGCATCAACCTGCGCGACGACGACGAGCTGGTGGGCGCGGTGCTGTGCTCGGCGCAGGACGACCTGCAGCTGATCTCCGCCGACGGCCAGTCGATCCGGTTCCACGCCAGCGACGAGGCGCTGCGCCCGATGGGCCGGGCCACGTCCGGCGTGCTGGGCATGCGGTTCAACACCGGTGACGAGCTGCTGTCGATGGGTGTCGTCCAAGAGGGTCTGTTTGTTTTGGTCGCCACCGACGGCGGGTACGCCAAGCGCACGCCGATCGAGGACTACCCCGTCCAGGGTCGTGGTGGCAAGGGTGTGCTCACCATCCAGCACGACCGCAGGCGTGGCAGGCTGGTCGGCGCGCTCATCGTCGACGTAGACGACGAGCTGTACGCGATCACCTCTTCGGGCGGGGTCATCAGGACCAGCGCCAAGGAGGTGCGCAAGGCAGGGCGGCAGACGAAGGGCGTCCGGTTGATGAACCTCGGTGAGGGGACCACCCTGATCGCGGTGGCGCGCAACGCCGACGAGCCCGCGGACGTCACCAGTGGTGACGGGGATCGGCTCGTCGACTCCGCCGACGGGGACCAGGCCGAGCCTGCCAACTAG
- a CDS encoding PH domain-containing protein, with protein MNPPRTWSPQPGMVGLAWGLAAVFLLVTILSSATTSRVFLGLATLMLLALGAYGALVRPRLLVDDSGLTVRTLSGARLLPWHEVNVRLARTRRLGRETVTLELDWRRGEDEALFVLTPMDLGTDPRDVADVLHALRP; from the coding sequence GTGAACCCACCGCGCACCTGGTCACCGCAACCGGGCATGGTCGGCCTCGCCTGGGGCCTGGCCGCCGTGTTCCTGCTGGTCACCATCCTCAGCTCGGCGACGACCAGTCGGGTGTTCCTCGGCCTCGCCACGCTCATGCTGCTCGCGCTGGGTGCTTACGGCGCCCTCGTACGCCCCAGGCTGCTGGTGGACGACTCGGGCCTGACCGTGCGCACCCTGTCCGGGGCGCGGCTGCTGCCGTGGCACGAGGTGAACGTGCGACTGGCCCGCACCCGCCGCCTCGGCCGCGAGACGGTCACCCTGGAGCTGGACTGGCGGCGCGGCGAGGACGAGGCGCTGTTCGTCCTCACCCCCATGGACCTGGGCACCGACCCGCGGGACGTGGCCGACGTCCTGCACGCCCTGCGCCCCTGA
- a CDS encoding class E sortase encodes MAPPTEAVAEPPAGRRARRDDVPVEPPAGRRARRDDVPPATSPAEPPAGRRARRDDVPPVEPQVEPPAGRRIRHDDVPPAEPPVARRARRDDSPPVEPPYAEPVRSEPPAARRARRADLPVESAAGTVHAETLHAETVYVEPVRVDPPPGRRALRDDSAPREPVPPAGARRHPSEDPANRPAPVDVAARLGGAPLPQPPQQPPPSPGPHGRPGPRPHPGAPLDADATRYTNAFSGSLPPPPGARPPAPPRRPRPVDPPTEVIAPVADDEHDEHDDYEDEYYEDDDYYDDEDDQPPPPPPDSTARKAVRTVGELLITMGLVILLFVVYEVYVTDLISAGKQDDATQALDDQWSSNTVEVDQERQAQYDLLDGQAFAKMYIPVFGPDYKFSVVEGTTDKDLEIGPGHYKGTALPGDPGNFSVAGHRVGKGAPFNDLDLLNSCDAIVVETQTQWFVYRVLPKAGEVAGWAQKQATPQCEKVSPLGAPYDRTVGQEIVLPTQGEVIDPVPHFAGEVPVAQQAALMTLTTCHPRFSDKQRLIVHSVLTMSYPKAPGFVPEEMKEQ; translated from the coding sequence GTGGCGCCGCCCACGGAGGCGGTCGCCGAGCCGCCCGCCGGCCGCCGGGCGAGGCGGGACGACGTGCCGGTCGAGCCTCCGGCCGGGCGTCGCGCGCGCAGGGACGACGTGCCGCCGGCCACGTCGCCTGCCGAGCCGCCGGCGGGTCGCCGTGCCCGGCGCGACGACGTGCCGCCGGTCGAGCCACAGGTCGAGCCACCGGCAGGTCGCCGCATTCGGCATGACGACGTCCCGCCGGCCGAACCGCCGGTGGCTCGTCGTGCTCGACGTGATGACTCGCCGCCGGTCGAGCCGCCGTACGCGGAGCCGGTCCGGAGCGAGCCCCCGGCAGCCCGCCGGGCGCGCCGGGCCGACCTGCCGGTCGAGTCGGCTGCCGGGACCGTGCACGCCGAGACCCTGCACGCCGAGACCGTGTACGTCGAGCCGGTCCGGGTCGACCCGCCCCCCGGCCGTCGTGCGCTGCGCGACGACTCCGCCCCGCGCGAGCCCGTCCCGCCGGCCGGAGCCCGTCGCCACCCCTCCGAGGACCCGGCGAACCGGCCCGCGCCCGTCGACGTGGCCGCACGGCTCGGTGGCGCGCCACTCCCGCAGCCACCCCAGCAGCCACCCCCGTCGCCCGGTCCCCACGGCCGGCCCGGGCCGCGCCCCCACCCCGGCGCACCCCTGGACGCCGACGCCACCCGCTACACCAACGCCTTCTCCGGCAGCCTCCCGCCGCCGCCCGGCGCACGTCCACCCGCCCCACCCCGCCGCCCCCGACCCGTCGACCCGCCCACCGAGGTCATCGCACCCGTGGCCGACGACGAGCACGACGAGCACGACGACTACGAAGACGAGTACTACGAGGACGACGACTACTACGACGACGAGGACGACCAGCCGCCACCGCCACCACCGGACAGCACCGCCCGCAAGGCCGTCCGGACCGTCGGCGAGCTGCTGATCACGATGGGCCTGGTCATCCTGCTCTTCGTGGTCTACGAGGTGTACGTCACCGACCTCATCTCGGCCGGCAAGCAGGACGACGCCACCCAGGCGCTGGACGACCAGTGGAGCTCGAACACCGTCGAGGTCGACCAGGAGCGCCAGGCCCAGTACGACCTGCTGGACGGCCAGGCGTTCGCCAAGATGTACATCCCGGTGTTCGGCCCGGACTACAAGTTCTCCGTCGTCGAGGGCACCACGGACAAGGACCTGGAGATCGGTCCCGGCCACTACAAGGGCACCGCGCTGCCGGGCGACCCGGGCAACTTCTCGGTGGCGGGACACCGGGTCGGCAAGGGCGCGCCGTTCAACGACCTCGACCTGCTCAACTCGTGCGACGCGATCGTGGTCGAGACGCAGACCCAGTGGTTCGTCTACCGGGTGCTGCCGAAGGCGGGCGAGGTGGCGGGCTGGGCGCAGAAGCAGGCCACGCCCCAGTGCGAGAAGGTCTCGCCGCTCGGCGCCCCCTACGACAGGACGGTCGGCCAGGAGATCGTGCTGCCCACCCAGGGCGAGGTGATCGACCCCGTGCCGCACTTCGCCGGCGAGGTGCCGGTGGCGCAGCAGGCGGCGTTGATGACGCTGACCACCTGCCACCCGCGGTTCTCCGACAAGCAGCGGCTGATCGTGCACTCGGTGCTGACGATGAGCTACCCGAAGGCGCCCGGTTTCGTGCCCGAAGAGATGAAGGAGCAGTGA
- a CDS encoding rhomboid family intramembrane serine protease: protein MADSPISPPPGEPIGARPDLPVCARHPDRATGLRCVRCDRPACPECLREASVGYQCVDCVNEGRATVRRPRTFVGAEVNQRMVVTPVLLALNVLVFAITAAQAGSLSRNQASPLFGELVLYTPYIAVDGEWWRLLTSGFLHFGPLHLALNMIALYVLGRDLEPVFGRLRFAAIYLVSLLGGGVAVYLFGGVHTVVAGASGAVYGLMGAMLVAVLRLKLNPGPALGVIGLNVVLSFTLPGISLLGHLGGLVIGAALTAGLVYAPAAKRNNWQAAAVVVAVVLLVVLAIVRTGQLL from the coding sequence GTGGCCGACTCGCCGATCTCCCCGCCGCCCGGTGAGCCGATCGGAGCGCGGCCAGACCTGCCGGTCTGCGCGCGCCACCCCGATCGGGCCACCGGGCTGCGGTGCGTCCGCTGCGACCGGCCGGCGTGCCCGGAGTGCCTGCGCGAGGCGTCCGTCGGCTACCAGTGCGTCGACTGCGTGAACGAGGGCCGGGCCACCGTGCGCCGGCCGCGCACGTTCGTCGGCGCCGAGGTCAACCAGCGCATGGTGGTCACTCCGGTGCTGCTGGCGCTGAACGTGCTGGTGTTCGCGATCACCGCGGCGCAGGCGGGCAGCCTGTCGCGCAACCAGGCGTCGCCGCTGTTCGGCGAGTTGGTGCTGTACACGCCCTACATCGCGGTCGACGGCGAGTGGTGGCGGCTGCTGACGTCCGGGTTCCTGCACTTCGGGCCGCTGCACCTGGCGTTGAACATGATCGCGCTGTACGTGCTGGGCCGTGACCTGGAACCGGTGTTCGGCAGGCTGCGGTTCGCCGCGATCTACCTGGTGTCGCTGCTGGGCGGCGGGGTCGCGGTGTACCTGTTCGGCGGGGTGCACACGGTGGTGGCCGGCGCGTCCGGCGCGGTGTACGGCCTGATGGGCGCGATGCTGGTGGCCGTGCTGCGGCTCAAGCTCAACCCCGGGCCGGCGCTGGGCGTGATCGGGTTGAACGTCGTGCTCAGCTTCACCCTGCCGGGCATCTCGCTGCTCGGGCACCTCGGCGGCCTGGTGATCGGCGCGGCGCTGACCGCCGGGCTGGTCTACGCGCCCGCCGCGAAGCGGAACAACTGGCAGGCGGCGGCCGTGGTGGTCGCGGTCGTGCTGCTGGTCGTGCTGGCGATCGTGCGGACCGGGCAGCTGCTCTGA
- a CDS encoding DUF3566 domain-containing protein yields MTPPEKQEDKTAVITRPGKEPKPAADAAPSGAEKPAVDASGASEQPETPAAGATAADAATQKVDRSAVDGEHAAAAPPPWQRVTSDTRYGEVQEVGPADLVSSPDQPAADEPQPAYPASDPDTVAVPRSALAGQGSARTQVNLGGPNGRPAASAPTSRRPGRGPRRASLQVKRVDPWSVLKLALVLSVALFFVWLVAVGVLYGVLNGMGVWDKINNTANDLLQGNEPSGDPLISAGRVFGVAAIVGAVNIVLFTALATVGSFVYNVSADLAGGLEVTLSERE; encoded by the coding sequence GTGACTCCACCCGAGAAGCAAGAGGACAAGACCGCGGTGATCACCCGGCCCGGCAAGGAGCCGAAACCGGCGGCCGACGCCGCGCCGAGCGGCGCCGAGAAGCCGGCGGTCGACGCCTCGGGGGCGTCCGAGCAGCCCGAGACGCCCGCGGCCGGCGCGACGGCGGCCGACGCCGCGACCCAGAAGGTCGACCGGTCGGCCGTCGACGGCGAGCACGCTGCCGCCGCGCCGCCGCCGTGGCAGCGCGTGACGAGCGACACCCGGTACGGCGAGGTGCAGGAGGTCGGCCCGGCCGACCTCGTGTCGTCGCCGGACCAGCCGGCGGCGGACGAGCCGCAGCCCGCGTACCCGGCCAGCGACCCGGACACGGTGGCGGTGCCCCGGTCCGCGCTGGCCGGTCAGGGCTCGGCCCGGACGCAGGTGAACCTGGGCGGGCCGAACGGCCGGCCGGCGGCCTCGGCGCCGACGTCGCGCCGCCCGGGTCGCGGGCCGCGGCGGGCGAGCCTGCAGGTGAAGCGGGTCGACCCGTGGTCGGTGCTGAAGCTGGCGCTGGTGCTGAGCGTGGCGCTGTTCTTCGTGTGGCTGGTGGCGGTCGGCGTGCTGTACGGCGTGCTGAACGGCATGGGCGTCTGGGACAAGATCAACAACACCGCGAACGACCTGCTCCAGGGCAACGAGCCCAGCGGTGACCCGCTGATCAGCGCCGGTCGCGTGTTCGGCGTGGCGGCGATCGTGGGCGCGGTGAACATCGTGCTGTTCACCGCGCTGGCGACGGTCGGCTCGTTCGTCTACAACGTCTCGGCCGACCTCGCGGGCGGTCTGGAAGTGACCTTGTCCGAGCGGGAGTGA
- a CDS encoding peptidylprolyl isomerase: MADSNESFVGTKVTATLHTSQGDIRITLFPDHAPKTVANFVGLAEGTKGYTESNAKGESSGPFYDGAIFHRVIAGFMLQGGDPTGTGRGGPGYKFADEFHPELQFNKPYLLAMANAGPNSNGSQFFITVAPTTWLNFKHTIFGEVADQESRNVVDAIGKAPTGANDRPVTDVVIQKVSVERA, translated from the coding sequence GTGGCAGACAGCAACGAATCGTTCGTCGGGACCAAGGTGACGGCGACCCTGCACACCTCGCAGGGCGACATCCGCATCACCCTCTTCCCCGACCACGCCCCCAAGACGGTGGCCAACTTCGTCGGCCTGGCCGAGGGCACGAAGGGCTACACCGAGTCCAACGCCAAGGGCGAGTCGTCCGGTCCGTTCTACGACGGTGCGATCTTCCACCGGGTGATCGCGGGCTTCATGCTCCAGGGCGGCGACCCCACCGGCACCGGCCGAGGCGGCCCGGGTTACAAGTTCGCCGACGAGTTCCACCCCGAGCTGCAGTTCAACAAGCCCTACCTGCTGGCGATGGCGAACGCCGGGCCCAACAGCAACGGCTCGCAGTTCTTCATCACGGTCGCGCCGACCACGTGGCTGAACTTCAAGCACACGATCTTCGGCGAGGTCGCGGACCAGGAGTCGCGCAACGTCGTCGACGCGATCGGCAAGGCGCCGACCGGCGCCAACGACCGCCCGGTCACCGACGTGGTGATCCAGAAGGTCTCGGTGGAGCGGGCCTGA
- a CDS encoding DUF2020 domain-containing protein: MNRVLLTALPSLLVVGALTACGGAEPLAGPTTGPTSAVVTTTTTTAPAGPPAAPEPATDGQCPYLASTAVQEANGQLVRKVRLSADQPDPACFFYADATDVQLSVWVFTGEPATAKAVVDRAAPVSGSSPATAPAGWAGGSLTTDAGAVYAVAKDGKAVVVTSNQKQTIKARRIAETVVGNLGL; the protein is encoded by the coding sequence ATGAACCGAGTGCTGCTCACCGCCCTGCCATCCCTGCTGGTCGTCGGCGCGCTGACCGCCTGCGGCGGCGCCGAACCCCTGGCGGGACCCACGACCGGTCCCACCAGCGCGGTTGTGACGACGACAACGACGACGGCGCCCGCCGGGCCGCCCGCCGCGCCGGAGCCCGCCACCGACGGCCAGTGCCCCTACCTCGCCTCCACCGCGGTGCAGGAGGCGAACGGGCAGCTGGTGCGGAAGGTGCGGTTGTCCGCGGACCAACCCGACCCGGCGTGCTTCTTCTACGCCGACGCCACTGACGTGCAGCTGTCCGTCTGGGTGTTCACCGGCGAGCCCGCCACCGCGAAGGCCGTGGTCGACCGGGCCGCGCCGGTCTCCGGGTCGAGCCCGGCGACGGCGCCCGCGGGGTGGGCCGGCGGGTCGCTCACCACCGACGCCGGCGCGGTCTACGCGGTCGCCAAGGACGGCAAGGCGGTGGTCGTGACCAGCAACCAGAAGCAGACGATCAAGGCCCGCCGGATCGCCGAGACCGTGGTCGGCAACCTGGGCCTGTAG
- the crgA gene encoding cell division protein CrgA produces the protein MPKSKVRKKAVYTAPADRRTPVKVKAAGPSHPVYIAVMLGMMLLGLAWLVVNYIAGDKIPVMMDLGSWNFGIGFALMIVGLLMTMKWR, from the coding sequence ATGCCCAAGTCCAAGGTCCGCAAGAAGGCCGTCTACACGGCGCCTGCCGATCGCCGCACCCCGGTGAAGGTCAAGGCAGCGGGGCCGTCGCACCCCGTCTACATCGCCGTGATGCTCGGCATGATGCTGTTGGGGCTGGCGTGGCTGGTGGTCAACTACATCGCGGGTGACAAGATCCCGGTGATGATGGACCTCGGGTCCTGGAACTTCGGCATCGGGTTCGCCCTGATGATCGTCGGCCTTCTGATGACGATGAAGTGGCGCTGA
- a CDS encoding FAD-dependent oxidoreductase has translation MTRSLRVAVVGAGPAGIYAADILTKSATETGIDVGIDLFERMPAPYGLIRYGVAPDHPRIKGIVNALQRVLDRPGIRFFGNVEYGVDLKLDDLRHFYDAVVFSTGAEKDRPLDVPGIDLDGSYGAADFVSWYDGHPDVPRTWPLRAREVAVLGVGNVALDVARVLAKTADELLSTDIPDNVHEGLRSSPVTDVHVFGRRGPAQAKFTPLELRELDHSPNVEVVVHPEGIDFDAASLAAIRSNKQVEMVVRTLQEWAIRDVGDRPRRLHLHFLQAPVEVLGSGSGSVSGLRTERMELTGDGGVRGTGEFTDWPVQAVYRAVGYLSTPLVDLPFDHASGTVPHLAGRVLDLDERAVPGVYVTGWVKRGPVGLIGHTKGDALETVTSLLADAPLLPTAPSREPDSVVRFLEQRAVPFTTVDGWRKLDAHEIALGAARGRDRVKVVDRAEMTGICRS, from the coding sequence ATGACCCGATCCCTGCGCGTCGCCGTCGTCGGCGCCGGCCCCGCCGGCATCTACGCCGCCGACATCCTCACCAAGTCCGCGACCGAGACGGGGATCGACGTCGGCATCGACCTCTTCGAGCGGATGCCCGCGCCGTACGGCCTGATCAGGTACGGCGTGGCGCCGGACCACCCGCGCATCAAGGGCATCGTCAACGCCCTCCAGCGGGTGCTGGACCGGCCGGGGATCAGGTTCTTCGGCAACGTCGAGTACGGCGTGGACCTCAAGCTGGACGACCTGCGGCACTTCTACGACGCCGTCGTCTTCTCGACCGGCGCGGAGAAGGACCGGCCGCTGGACGTGCCGGGCATCGACCTCGACGGCTCGTACGGCGCGGCCGACTTCGTCTCCTGGTACGACGGCCACCCGGACGTGCCGCGCACCTGGCCGCTGCGGGCCCGCGAGGTCGCCGTGCTCGGCGTCGGCAACGTCGCGCTCGACGTCGCCCGCGTGCTGGCCAAGACCGCCGACGAGCTGCTGAGCACCGACATCCCCGACAACGTGCACGAGGGGTTGAGGTCGAGCCCGGTCACCGACGTGCACGTGTTCGGCCGCCGCGGCCCGGCGCAGGCCAAGTTCACCCCGCTGGAGCTGCGCGAACTCGACCACTCGCCCAACGTCGAGGTCGTCGTGCACCCCGAGGGCATCGACTTCGACGCCGCGAGCCTGGCCGCGATCCGGTCCAACAAGCAGGTCGAGATGGTGGTCCGGACGCTGCAGGAGTGGGCGATCCGCGACGTCGGCGACCGGCCGCGCCGGCTGCACCTGCACTTCCTCCAAGCGCCCGTCGAAGTGCTCGGGTCCGGCTCCGGCTCGGTGAGCGGGCTGCGCACCGAGCGGATGGAGCTGACCGGCGACGGCGGCGTGCGCGGCACCGGCGAGTTCACCGACTGGCCCGTGCAGGCCGTGTACCGGGCCGTCGGCTACCTGTCCACGCCCCTGGTCGACCTGCCGTTCGACCACGCCTCGGGCACCGTGCCGCACCTGGCGGGCCGGGTGCTCGACCTGGACGAGCGGGCCGTGCCCGGTGTCTACGTGACCGGGTGGGTCAAGCGCGGCCCGGTCGGCCTGATCGGCCACACCAAGGGCGACGCGCTGGAGACCGTGACCAGCCTGCTCGCCGACGCGCCGCTGCTGCCGACCGCGCCGAGCCGCGAGCCGGACTCGGTGGTCCGGTTCCTGGAGCAGCGCGCGGTGCCGTTCACCACCGTCGACGGGTGGCGGAAGCTGGACGCGCACGAGATCGCCCTCGGCGCCGCCCGCGGCCGCGACCGGGTCAAGGTCGTGGACCGGGCGGAGATGACCGGCATCTGCCGGTCCTAG